TGATTAATCATATAAGCAATTAAACAACTAACTCAATAGTCTATCCGCTATAATGCGAGATACATTTCTTTATTTTTCGATACCTTTAATCAATATTTCATCAGGTTTTGATAAGCCCAATTCTTCTCGGGCAATTTTTTCTACAGATTTATCAGATTTTAATGATTCTACTTCTTCCAATAAACTATTATTCTTTCTTTTTAATTCTTCTATTTCTGCTTCAAATCTTTTAATATCTTCCTTTAATTGCAAAGTCCGAGCATATTTATCTGAAAATAAAAAAACTATGTACAATATTAAAAGCAAAATTATAGCTAAAACTATTTTCGAATGAAATATCGACCTAATTGATATCATTTTATTTAATATTAAATACTGCCTTCCCGCGATAAATTGATGACTCGCCTAATTGTTCTTCAATGCGCAGTAATTGGTTATATTTTGCCACCCGATCCGTTCTGCAAAGAGAACCGGTTTTAATCTGTCCCATATTAGTTGCTACCGCTAAATCAGCAATAGTAGTGTCTTCGGTTTCTCCGGAACGATGAGAAATGACCGCAGTAAAAGCTGCCCTCTTTGCCGTTTCAATAGTATCTAAAGTTTCAGTTAAAGTTCCGATCTGATTTAATTTTATTAAAATTGAGTTAGAAGCCTTTAATTCAATCCCTTTAATAAGCCTCTTTTTATCAGTAACATAAAGGTCATCTCCTACGATTTGTATTTTATGACCTAATTTTTTGGTAAATTCTTTCCACCCTTCCCAATCATCTTCTGCAAGACCATCTTCTATGGAAATTATAGGGTATTTCTCTACCAAGGAAGCATAATAATCTATCATTTCACCGGAGGTTCTGGTTACTCCCTCGCGAGATAATATATATTCCCCATCCCTGTATAATTCTGAAGCAGCAGGATCTAAGGCAATAAAAACATCTTTACCGGGATTATATCCTGCTTTTTGAATGGCTTCTACTATTAACTGAACGGCCTCTTCACTTGATTTTAAATTAGGGGCAAACCCTCCCTCATCTCCTACTGCAACATTGTATCCCTTATTTTTCAATACTTTTTTTAGGGCGTGGAAAGTTTCCGTTCCCATCCTGAGACTCTCTCTAAAGTTAGCTCCGCCGGCGGGAATAATCATAAATTCTTGCAAATCTACTCCGCTATCAGCATGTTTACCGCCATTTAGTATGTTCATCATGGGAACAGGTAGTTCTTTTGCATTAATCCCGCCTATATAGCGATACAAGGGTAAACCAAAAAAATCAGCTGCTGCCTTCGCTGTAGCCAAAGATACTCCCAAAATAGCATTGGCTCCCAATCGGCTTTTATTGAGAGTCCCGTCAAGCTCAATTAATATTTTATCAATCAACAATTGATCGGCAGCATCAAATCCTATAATTTTAGGAGCAATCATCTCGTTTACATTCTCAACGGCTTTAAGAACTCCTTTACCTAAATATCTCTTTGGGTCCTCATCTCTTAATTCAATAGCTTCATGTATTCCAGTACTAGCTCCTGAAGGAACCTGTGCTACTCCAAAGGCTCCGCTTTCTAATTCTACTTCTACTTCCACTGTAGGATTACCCCGAGAATCTAATATTTCTCTCGCATATACATCAAATATTTCACTCATCTGTTTTTCTCCTTTTTTATTTGTTTTTTAAAATTTCTTTTTGCTATTTTGCTAAATTATTAAACAATATTCAACCAAACCATTCCTATCCGCTGAATAATTTGAATAAGAATGTACCCAAACTAAAATATATTAATAAACTGCCCACATCTACTATGGTAGTGATAAAAGGGCCTGCCGAAATTGCAGGATCAATCCTAATCCTGGTAAAAATCAATGGCAATAAAGTACCTACAGTGGCTGCAGTTATCATGGTTAAACATAATGATAATCCAATTACTAATCCTAATATTTTATTATCCTGCCAAATAAGAGCTACCAAAGCAATAATTATCCCGACAATAATTCCTATTAAAGTACCAACTTTAGTTTCGGTCCAGATATTATGCCATAATTCATTTATCCTTAATTGACCAGTGGCTAAGCCACGAACTGCAATGGTTGAAGATTGTGCACCTACATTGCCACCCATTGCCATAATAATAGGAATAAAGAAAGCCATTGCTACAACGGTTTGCAAGGTTTCAGAATGAAATTTGATCACCGAGCCAGAAAGCACTTCCCCTGCCATACAAACAAATAACCAGGGGAGCCGTGCTTTTGCCCTGATTAGAGGAGTCGCTTTTATCAATTTATCTTCATATACTTCAGATGAACCAACCATCTTATGAATATCTTCAGTAACCTCCTCCTGTAACACATCAATAATATCATCTACCGTGATGATTCCCAATAAAGTACCTTTTCTATCAATAACCGGTATAGCTAAAAAATCGTAATCGGAAATTATTCTTGCTGCTGTCTCCTGATCTTCTATATCCAAAACACTAACTACGTCTTCCTCTGCAATTTCTAATATTTTAGCTTTAGGATTAGCCATGATTAAATCACGCAAAGAAATAACTCCTATTAATTTTTCTCTTTTATCTATTAGATAAATATAATAAATCATTTCTGCTTCCGGACTAAGTTCTCTTATTTTGTTTATTGCTTCCTCGGCAGTAAGATCTTCAGGGAGGGCAACAAACTCGTTATTCATTATGCTTCCGGCAGTATTCTCTTCATACTTTAATAATTCCTCGATCTCTTCTGCCTCTTCTTTAGGCATTAAATCTAATAACTCACGGGATTCTTGAGGGGTTATCTCTCCTAAAAAATCAGCTGCTTCGTCAGCATCCATTTCTTCCAAGATATCAGAAGCTTTCTCCTTCCCTAGAGCGTCCATAATATTTGTTTGTAATTCTGAACTTAGTTCTGAAAGTAATTCGGCAATTTTTTCATCATCTTTAAGTAATTTAAAGATTTCGACAGTTTGCTCTAATGGTAAATAGTCGGTCACTTCCGCAAACTCAGTTGGGTAGAGGTCAAAAATAATTTCTTTTATCTCTTGAGTTTTTTTATCTTCCAATAACCTTATTATTTTTTCCGATAATTCTTTCGTTCTTTCTTCCATTTTTCTATTCCCTTTTTTTACTAAGTATTGCAAGAGAAATAATCTGCTAATTTACATTCTTAATTTTTTCTATTCTTTTAATAGGATTCAAACTATATGCCAAATACTAAATTGAATTTTATTTCTTAATTTTCTTCTTTTATAACTTCCTTTAAAACCTCGTACAACATAACAGCTTGTTTTGCCAGAATGTTTTTTAATGGGACGTCTAATATTTTTACCCTTAAAATTTTATTAGTCAAGTTAATTTCAATTTCGTCAGCGGCTTTAACTTCATCTCCTGCTTTGGCAATTCGATCATTAACTTTAATACATTTAGATAGGCAAGCCTTTTTTGCTTCTGTTCTTCTTTTTATTAATCTGCTGATTTTTAAAAATTTATCTAATCTCATATTTATCAATTTGCCAACTCTCTAATTGACCAATTGACCAATTAGTTTATTCGTTACTGAATAGTATTTAATTTGTTGGTTAGCTGGTTAAATAATCAACTATTCTTATATTAATTCATCAACTAACTAAAAAACCTTCTGTTTTTCTTCGCCATATATTAAATAGTATACACCATATATTGTTTTATTCTTTTGATTTTAATTGCGGAAAGAGTATAACTTCTTTAATTGAATCAGAGTTAGTAAGCAACATCATTAATCTATCAATACCTATACCTAAGCCTCCTGCGGGAGGCATGCCATATTCTAGTGCTTCGACATAATCTTTATCCATAAAGTGGCTTTCCATGTCACCTGCTTCTTTTTTAGCGACTTGTTCTTCAAACCGACGTTCTTGCTCGGCTGGGTCGTTCAATTCGGTAAAGGCATTGACAAGTTCCATTGAGTTGATAAATAATTCAAAACGCTCTACTAATTCCGGATTGTCTTTATTCTGTTTGGACAAAGGTGAAAGTTCCAGGGGATAGTCAATTACAAAAGTTGGTTGAATTAATGCTGGTTCTACGAACTTTTCGAAAAGCGCATTAATGATTTCACCTTTATTGATATTATCTTTTAAATTTAATTTATACTCCTTGTTAATTTTACTAAAATTTTCCGGAGAAATCTTATTCACTCGAATTCCAACTGCTTCTTCTATTGCCTGATACATGCTTATCCTTTTCCAAGGAGGGGTAAAATCAATTTTATTTCCCCGGTACTCAATTTGTAAACTACCTAAAACGTCTTTTAGTATATTTAATATTAACTCCTGAGTCATTTGCATCATACTATGGTAATCACCATATGCTTCATATAGTTCCAACATAGTAAATTCAGGGTTATGTTTAGTAGAAATACCTTCATTTCTAAAATTACGGCTTAACTCATATACCTTTTCAAGCCCTCCGACTAATAAGCGTTTTAAATATAATTCCGGGGCAATCCTTAAGTAAAAATCTCTATGAAGAGTATTATGATGGGTAATAAAAGGACGAGCGGTAGCCCCACCAGGAATAGGCTGCATGATTGGAGTTTCAACTTCTAAAAATCCTTTATTATTTAAAAAATTTCTTATGGATTGTACAACTTTACTTCTTTTAATAAAAATTTCTCTGACTGAGGGATTTACCATTAGATCTAAGTATCTTTTTCTGTATCTGATCTCTACATCTTTTAGCCCGTGCCATTTTTCGGGTAAACTGCGAATAGATTTACACAGAAGAACAAATTCTTCTACAAATAACGTTACTTCACCAGTTTTGGTTTTAAAAATAAAACCTATAACTCCCAAAATATCTCCAATACCAATCTTACTAAAAAGTTTAAAAGAATCCTCACCGACTTTATTTGATTTTAAATAAATTTGGATTCTTCCGCTTATATCTTCAATATTAGCAAATACGGCCTTCCCGTGCTTTCTTAAAGCCATTAATCTACCAGCTACACTAACTTTTTCATGAGCGCATTCTCCCACTTGTAAATCGGTATATTTTTCTATTATGTCTTTTATTTTATGCGTTCTATTAAAACTATGCCCAAAAGGATCAATGCCTACCCTTTTCAATTCTTCTATTTCTTCTAACTTGATAGATATAATCTCTGTTGTGCTTTTTTTTATTTCCACCTGATCCACCTCTTTTTACTCTTATGACTAGATATTTTGTTTGAAAAATATATTAATATGATACCAAAATTGTGATGATTTTTTTCTTTGATAAATCTTCTTGGGCAATTTAAATTTGGTCAATATATAATCAGCTCATTTACTAAAAGGTTTATAAATAAATAATGAACAAAGTATCATTTTATTTTAATTTTTTTAATAACTTTGTTCATTATTACAATTAATAACTATCTAGGTTGCAAAATTAATGCATAGCACTATTTAATATCTAATATTTTATATTTGATATGTCCTGCCGGGACTCTAACTTCTAC
This DNA window, taken from Candidatus Atribacteria bacterium, encodes the following:
- the ftsL gene encoding cell division protein FtsL — encoded protein: MISIRSIFHSKIVLAIILLLILYIVFLFSDKYARTLQLKEDIKRFEAEIEELKRKNNSLLEEVESLKSDKSVEKIAREELGLSKPDEILIKGIEK
- a CDS encoding phosphopyruvate hydratase; this translates as MSEIFDVYAREILDSRGNPTVEVEVELESGAFGVAQVPSGASTGIHEAIELRDEDPKRYLGKGVLKAVENVNEMIAPKIIGFDAADQLLIDKILIELDGTLNKSRLGANAILGVSLATAKAAADFFGLPLYRYIGGINAKELPVPMMNILNGGKHADSGVDLQEFMIIPAGGANFRESLRMGTETFHALKKVLKNKGYNVAVGDEGGFAPNLKSSEEAVQLIVEAIQKAGYNPGKDVFIALDPAASELYRDGEYILSREGVTRTSGEMIDYYASLVEKYPIISIEDGLAEDDWEGWKEFTKKLGHKIQIVGDDLYVTDKKRLIKGIELKASNSILIKLNQIGTLTETLDTIETAKRAAFTAVISHRSGETEDTTIADLAVATNMGQIKTGSLCRTDRVAKYNQLLRIEEQLGESSIYRGKAVFNIK
- the mgtE gene encoding magnesium transporter, whose protein sequence is MEERTKELSEKIIRLLEDKKTQEIKEIIFDLYPTEFAEVTDYLPLEQTVEIFKLLKDDEKIAELLSELSSELQTNIMDALGKEKASDILEEMDADEAADFLGEITPQESRELLDLMPKEEAEEIEELLKYEENTAGSIMNNEFVALPEDLTAEEAINKIRELSPEAEMIYYIYLIDKREKLIGVISLRDLIMANPKAKILEIAEEDVVSVLDIEDQETAARIISDYDFLAIPVIDRKGTLLGIITVDDIIDVLQEEVTEDIHKMVGSSEVYEDKLIKATPLIRAKARLPWLFVCMAGEVLSGSVIKFHSETLQTVVAMAFFIPIIMAMGGNVGAQSSTIAVRGLATGQLRINELWHNIWTETKVGTLIGIIVGIIIALVALIWQDNKILGLVIGLSLCLTMITAATVGTLLPLIFTRIRIDPAISAGPFITTIVDVGSLLIYFSLGTFLFKLFSG
- a CDS encoding RNA-binding S4 domain-containing protein, whose protein sequence is MRLDKFLKISRLIKRRTEAKKACLSKCIKVNDRIAKAGDEVKAADEIEINLTNKILRVKILDVPLKNILAKQAVMLYEVLKEVIKEEN
- the lysS gene encoding lysine--tRNA ligase, with the protein product MEIKKSTTEIISIKLEEIEELKRVGIDPFGHSFNRTHKIKDIIEKYTDLQVGECAHEKVSVAGRLMALRKHGKAVFANIEDISGRIQIYLKSNKVGEDSFKLFSKIGIGDILGVIGFIFKTKTGEVTLFVEEFVLLCKSIRSLPEKWHGLKDVEIRYRKRYLDLMVNPSVREIFIKRSKVVQSIRNFLNNKGFLEVETPIMQPIPGGATARPFITHHNTLHRDFYLRIAPELYLKRLLVGGLEKVYELSRNFRNEGISTKHNPEFTMLELYEAYGDYHSMMQMTQELILNILKDVLGSLQIEYRGNKIDFTPPWKRISMYQAIEEAVGIRVNKISPENFSKINKEYKLNLKDNINKGEIINALFEKFVEPALIQPTFVIDYPLELSPLSKQNKDNPELVERFELFINSMELVNAFTELNDPAEQERRFEEQVAKKEAGDMESHFMDKDYVEALEYGMPPAGGLGIGIDRLMMLLTNSDSIKEVILFPQLKSKE